CCTCCGATATTTCCTATAATCCGGGCAGCCTGTCTTCTTGCATCCGGATTGTGCCCTTTCAGTATAATTATAAGCTCTTTTAAAGCAGGCCTGCCCATCTCTTCAATTCCATGCCAGTCCCCTTCCGAAAAGAGAGAGCGGAATTTCTGCCTGAATTCAATCTTTTTTATAACCCGGCTCAGTCTTTCAGTCTCATCCGGATCAGACCTCTCTCTTTCAGCACGCTTCAGTGCCGGAAGAAGAAGGGCACCTTTCCTCAGAACTGCTTCCTCCGCCCTGCCCGATACTGAATCATCAACATCAGAAAGTGCACAGACAAGAAGGGGGTAGAAGTCCGGGCCGCCCGCTGCGATGATAAATTCGAGTGCCTCTTTTCTCCTGCCGGAATAAGGGTTCTCCATTATATTTTTTACAGCCGGAAATGCAGCAGAACCTGATCTTTCCAGCTCCTTCCATTCACCCAGAGTTGCAAGATAATATGACTTATCGGTGGGATCTTCCGGAATTATGGAGAGGTCCTTCATTGCAGATGCAGCAGTCTCCTTTAAAAGATCATTTTCGTCACTCTTCAGGGCCGACAGCAGTCCAGGCCCGGCTTTTGAACCATAACTTTTAAGGGAGGTGACAGCAGGCCCGCGGATTCTTCCGTTCTTTGAGGCAAAGAGAGATATGAGAAGCGGTATCGCCCTTTCATCGTCAATCTTACCGAGAATTTCCACAGCCGCAAGGTTTACCTCCGGATTGTTATCCTTTAAGGCATGGGTCAGGGCATCAAGAATCTTTTTGTGTCCAAGCTTATACAGGGCATATATCAGGGACACTCTGACCTGAGTATCTTTTTCAACAAAAATACGGTCGAATACTGCATTTGAGGCAACTCTGCTGCCTGTTTCCGACAGCTTTTCTGCCGCCAGTATTTTTATCTCCGGACTGCCATAGTTTAAATACCTCATAAGGCCGCTTATTCCAGGTTCACCAAATTCCGGCAGAATTCCGGCAATAATCTCACGAAGTTCGTCATCAGCACCGCTCATTGTATTCAGAAGAGGCTCAACCGCAGGTTCACCCATACTGATAATCTTCTCAGAAGTAGCTTTTCTTCTCTTTTTATCTTCACTTTTCAGACCTATTACAAGCCTTGAGATCTCCATTGAGATCTTCTTCTTAAGCTCAAGCTCTTTTTTGATTATGTCATCGATCTCGTTCTGGGTGAGCTGTTTCTTAATATCCTTTGCAGCTTTTTCATCCTTCTCGGACGATGCATTCTTTATCAGCTCATCGATCTCATCCTGACTGAGTCTGTCACCCAGAAGTTCGGTCGTCTTCTTATTGACAGCATAAACAGATCTATGGAGCAGTTCATCGATCTCATCCTGGCTTAGTTTTTTGCCGAGCAGTTCCCCTGTTCTTTCCTGCCTTTCGGATCTCGCACCACGGATCAGCTCATCGATCTCATCCTGCCTGAGCTTTCTGTCGAGAATCTTTAAGGCGTCCTCATCATCGGCACCTAAAAGCTGATCAAGCAGTCTGTCAATCTCCCTCACCGACAGTTTTCTTCTGATAAGCCCGGCGGTTTCGCGGCTCTTCTCCGAAATTTTGCTCAGTTCACGTTTAATTTCCCTCTGCCTGAATATTTCAAGAATTGTCCCGGCATTCCGCCTGACCTCTTCATCACTGTCCTTTATAAAGCCCCTGACATATGATATAACCCTGAGATCATCTATCTTAGAGAGGACGCTGAGCATTCCAAGTTTTTCCATCTTTGTCCCCTGAATGCTCACCCTTCTGACTTCGTTCATCAGGTAATTGAACATGAAATTGCTTATCCTTAAGAGGCCAGCCATTGCCTGATTTCTGACATTCAGCTGCGGATCGTTGAGTGACCGGGTGACCGGGAGAATACCCGAAGGATCGCTTATACCGCTTATTGCTTTGAGTGAAGATATTCTGACGTTTTCATCAGGTGCAAATATCATATTTTCAAGAAACGGGAGGGCATTGTTACCGTTTTTTGCAACCGATTCTGAGCATTCGTCCCTTACGCCCTCATCGGGATCAGCAAAATGTCTTATAAGAATCGGTATTGTCTCCTTCTTCCTCAGTTTTCCAAGGGCATAGGCTGTCGCCCTCCTGACACTTGCATTCTCATCCTCAATCATATCGAAAAAAACCGTTATTGCCTCATCTGACTGCAGATCACCAAGTGCCTCAATTGCGACAACTCTTACACTGCTTTTATCATCTTTAAGGAGTTTAAGGAGGGCATCAGCTGACTTTTTGCCATATCTCTTCAGTGATTCAACAGCCACAATTCTTATAACCGGATCATCACTTGCAAGGGCCTGGGCAATCCTTTCAGAATTTATAGCCGAAAAACCGCTTTTCTTAAGGTTCTCCTCCCAGTATTCCACAGAATTCAGGTCAAGTATTTCAGACTCCTTTTTAAGAAGCTCAAGCGCCTCATTCTCTTCGGCTCTCTGGTCCTCTTCCTTAAAATACCGGACTGCATCCAGCGCACCTTTCCTGACAGCAGGATTTTCTGATCTCTTAGCCTCGCCAATGGCAGCATATGCCGGTTTTCCGATTGAATATAGGGTTTTAAGAGTATTTTCCTTAATTATCGGATTTTCGTCCCCTAAAAGATCAATGAGGCACGGCAGTGCATATCTGCCCATCTTTGTTACATCATTGTAGCTCCCCCTGACCATCAGTGATTTGGCTTTTAAGTAACTGTCGGGAGGCCGCCAGCCAACCTTCTCCAGTGACCAGGAGGCCTCAACCCTGACGGCAAATTCAGGATCGTCAAGTGCCCTTACAATATGTGGTATTAAGACCGGATCCCTCTTGTCACAGGCAGATTCAATAGCGGCCTGCCTGACAGAAGGATCTTTATCCTTAAGCATTTCGCAGAGCAGATGTACCGAACCGGTCTCACTTACCCTGGCAAGTGTATGCGCAACCTTCTGCCTGAAATGAGGATCAGGATCTTCTGCCCCAAACCTGAGGGCAGTGAGCGCCGGGCGGCCCATCTTCCCGAGCTCCTCCCAGTTTCCGGCAGAGAGGTGATAAAATGATTTTTCAACCGGATTCTGTGAGTCCCAGCCGATGTTATCGAGAGACTTTACTGACCCCTCCCTTACCGATTTATCACTGTCCTTCAGAAGTGATACGAGCATATTTTTATGGCTCACGTTCGGGTTTGTGAGATAACCGAGGGCTAAAGCAACACCCTGACGTGCTCTTGCCCGTCTGTCATTTATAATTGCGGAGAGCGGCCCGACTATGTCACCGCCCTCTGCTGATATCTGCGCTATTGTCCTTGCTGCACCATCCCTTGCATTATCCTGTCCGGTTATCAGAAGATTGACAAAAGTGCCGATATTATCCTGGCTGTAAGACCCCAAAACTTCAGCGGCTCCGCTTCGAATATTTTCATTGCCACTGTTCAATGCCTTTAAAAGAGGAATGGCTCCTTTTTTGCCAATTTCCTTCAGCCTTTTGATCGCTTTTTTCCTATCCCCCCTGCTGCCGGAGTCCAGCAGTTCAAGCAATCCCGTTATCTCATCAGACACGCAGATAAATCCGTCAATCCCAGTGGTTAGTCAGCATTTGAAAAATCATACCTTCCCCCGAATTATTGCCCCGGTAATACTGTCCAGTAATATTTCCTTTAAACCGCCTGAATATTAAGGGTTCGTATAAAAATACAAATACAGGTTAAAAAGAGCAGATAAAACCCCATAATCACTTAAATATCAGAATAAAACTTAATATGCAGATATTTTAACCGGATTTTGGGAAAGAAAGAAAAAAAGAAAATAAAATTTTTATTTTTAACATTCCGCAGAAAATACATCAGCTACGCCCTTTTATTGCCGGGAATTATCCTTTTATCTCCTTTAATTTCTCTTCCGTCTCCTCAAATACCCTGACAATGCACTCATCCGGAACTGTCATGCGGCTTACAATGTAAATTGCAAGCAGAGAGAAGATGAATCCGGGGACGATCTCATACAGACCAAAGAAGTTAAACTGCTTCCAGATAAGGACTGTAAGGCCTCCGACAACTATGCCGGCAAGTGCGCCTTCACGGGTGGTCTTCTTCCAGAAGAGTGCCATTAAGATGGTCGGACCAAATGCAGCCCCGAATCCTGCCCATGCGTACGATACAATTGAAAAGACAAAACTGTTTGGATCTATTGCAAGGGCAATTGCAAATACGGCAACAAATAGAACCGATAACCGGCTAACCCATATAAGCTCACGATCTGCTGCATCTCTTCTGAAAAACGCCTTATAAAGATCCT
The sequence above is a segment of the Methanoplanus limicola DSM 2279 genome. Coding sequences within it:
- a CDS encoding HEAT repeat domain-containing protein produces the protein MSDEITGLLELLDSGSRGDRKKAIKRLKEIGKKGAIPLLKALNSGNENIRSGAAEVLGSYSQDNIGTFVNLLITGQDNARDGAARTIAQISAEGGDIVGPLSAIINDRRARARQGVALALGYLTNPNVSHKNMLVSLLKDSDKSVREGSVKSLDNIGWDSQNPVEKSFYHLSAGNWEELGKMGRPALTALRFGAEDPDPHFRQKVAHTLARVSETGSVHLLCEMLKDKDPSVRQAAIESACDKRDPVLIPHIVRALDDPEFAVRVEASWSLEKVGWRPPDSYLKAKSLMVRGSYNDVTKMGRYALPCLIDLLGDENPIIKENTLKTLYSIGKPAYAAIGEAKRSENPAVRKGALDAVRYFKEEDQRAEENEALELLKKESEILDLNSVEYWEENLKKSGFSAINSERIAQALASDDPVIRIVAVESLKRYGKKSADALLKLLKDDKSSVRVVAIEALGDLQSDEAITVFFDMIEDENASVRRATAYALGKLRKKETIPILIRHFADPDEGVRDECSESVAKNGNNALPFLENMIFAPDENVRISSLKAISGISDPSGILPVTRSLNDPQLNVRNQAMAGLLRISNFMFNYLMNEVRRVSIQGTKMEKLGMLSVLSKIDDLRVISYVRGFIKDSDEEVRRNAGTILEIFRQREIKRELSKISEKSRETAGLIRRKLSVREIDRLLDQLLGADDEDALKILDRKLRQDEIDELIRGARSERQERTGELLGKKLSQDEIDELLHRSVYAVNKKTTELLGDRLSQDEIDELIKNASSEKDEKAAKDIKKQLTQNEIDDIIKKELELKKKISMEISRLVIGLKSEDKKRRKATSEKIISMGEPAVEPLLNTMSGADDELREIIAGILPEFGEPGISGLMRYLNYGSPEIKILAAEKLSETGSRVASNAVFDRIFVEKDTQVRVSLIYALYKLGHKKILDALTHALKDNNPEVNLAAVEILGKIDDERAIPLLISLFASKNGRIRGPAVTSLKSYGSKAGPGLLSALKSDENDLLKETAASAMKDLSIIPEDPTDKSYYLATLGEWKELERSGSAAFPAVKNIMENPYSGRRKEALEFIIAAGGPDFYPLLVCALSDVDDSVSGRAEEAVLRKGALLLPALKRAERERSDPDETERLSRVIKKIEFRQKFRSLFSEGDWHGIEEMGRPALKELIIILKGHNPDARRQAARIIGNIGGDDALRILSVESADDDPVVLETASKFMIRAGGRSLPYLRRAADNAQTGKRKQKINDLYEFISRRENIVDLIGSNNWAEVEKAGSYAVRYLVSYAGEEDAPDRTSAVKTIFSIGGDESVPALAGLVLSGDPEVSETAAGFLAESGPGVIPVLERYADGIKDNSRRDIIELLIERIKDSLDNPK